In Pantoea agglomerans, the genomic stretch GGAGCAGATTCAGGTGTGGGGGGCGCGGCTGCATCGCATCAGCGCGGTAGAGCACGATCAGAACATGGCCTTTATTCAGGCGCTGCGCCACTTCGCAACCTTCGCCTACGGGCTGCATCTGGCAGAAGAGAACGTTAACCTCGATCAGCTGCTGGCGCTCTCGTCGCCGATTTATCGGCTGGAGCTGGCGATGGTCGGGCGGCTGTTCGCGCAGGATCCTCAGCTCTATGCAGACATCATTATGTCCTCAGAAAGCAACCTGGCGCTGATCAAACGCTATTACCAGCGCTTCGGCGAAGCGATTACGCTGCTGGAGCAGGGCGATAAGCAGGCGTTTATCGACAGCTTTAACCGCGTCGAGCACTGGTTTGGCGATCACGCTAAACGCTTTATGGTAGAGAGCCGCAGCCTGCTGCGCTCCGCTAACGACAGTCGACCCTAAAGGCTGCTGTTACGGGTAAGGAGGTCGAGGAGCAATGCGTCCCGCGTCAGGGAGGCGTAAAGTGGCTTTCGATCCCCTCATCACCCACAACGGCAGCTGACCGGTAATTAAAACGGCATCCTCGCGGATGCCGTTCTGTTATGCGCTGCGCGGCTCCACCGCGACGACGTTCTCGCCGGGATAGCATCCAAGCACCTTCAGCATGCGCGTCAGTCCCTTCAACTCCTGCAGCGCCTGCTGCATGCTGTCAGATTCCAGATTGCCCTGCACGTCGATATAAAACATCTCTTCCCACGGATTGCCGTTAATCGGGCGCGACTCCAGCTTGCTCATGATCAGGTTATGCTGACGCAGCACCAGCAGCGCCTCAACCAGCGCGCCCGCCTGCTGGCCGGTTGCCATCAGCAGCGTGGTTTTTGCCGGAACCTGATCGGAAACGGCGATGGCTTTGCGTGCCAGAACGATAAAGCGCGTATGGTTTTGCTGCTGATTCGCCAGATTACGCTCCAGCACCTGCAGATTATAGAGTTCGCCGCCCGCTTCGCTGCCCAGCGCCGCCGCCTTCGGTGAGTTCAGCGCCGCGACTTTCTCCATGGCGGCAGCGGTGCTTTCGGTATATTCGATCTTCCAGTGCGGGAAACGGCTAATAAACTGGCTGCACTGCTGGAACGGCTGCGGATGGCTGTAGACGGTTTCAATCTGCTGCAGATCGGTGGTGCCTGTGACCAGCACGCAGTGGTCGATCGGCTGGGTCAGTTCACCCACAATCGACAGGCTGGTCTGCTGCAGCAGATCGTAAACGTCATTGATTGAGCCGGAGCTGGTGTTTTCAATCGGCAGCACCGCGTAATCAGCCTGACCATTTTCCACCTGACGAATAATGTCCTGGAATTTCAGACAGCCAATTTCCACCATATTGTCGAAGTGGCGCGCGGCATACTGACGTGCGGCCAGGTGCGAATAGGAGCCTTTAGGCCCGAGAAAAGCGATACGCGCCGCCAGCGCATGGGCATGGTTCAGGTTTTTCTGCAGCAGCGCCTGCTGGGTCAGAACGGAATCTTCAATAATCTGCTGAAACAGACGCGTGATGTAGTGCGCATCGAGCTGATGTTTCTTCCCGAGCACGATCAGGTGCTCCAGCAGCGCACGCTCGCGTTCGATATCGCGAATGGGCCGATGCGTGGCCAGTTTCGCTTCGGCAACTTTCACGGCCAGCGCACGGCGCTCTGCCAGCAGCGTCAGCAGCTTTTCATCAACGGCGCTGATCTGGTCTCGCAGTGCCAGTAAAGGGTTCTCGGGATTCATAGGGCTCACCTGTAAGCTGTCCAATAAAAAAGCCTCCCGGCTGGGAGGCTTTGTTGTTCGTCTTCGCTTTCGTTTTCACACGACGACTCGCCTCCCAGTCAGGGGAAGGTAAAAAAGAAAGCGAAGAAAAACGGCAGACGTTTCATGATGATTTCCATTCAAAAAGTGATTCGAGAGTACCCGCACTGATTTAAGGCTGTCAATAAAAAACGCGCCCGCGGGCGCGTTTGCTAAAACAGGGGAGAGATCAGGTGGCCGGCGTAAAGTTTTTCACGCTGGTCGCTGCCCGACGGGCTTCTGGTTTGTGCTGAACCTTATTCAACTGACGCTCAAGCTTACCGATGAGATCGTTAATCGCCGTATACATATCCTCGTGCTTAGCGCTGGCAACCAGCGTGCCGTTTGGCGTATTGATGGTGGCATCAGCCACAAATTCTTTCGGCGCTTTAGAGAGAACGATATGCGGATTTATCAGATGAGCTTGCCATTTTTCCAGCTTGGCGAGACGGTCTTCGACATGGTCGCGGATAGCCGCGGTGATTTCCATTTGTTTGCTGGTAATGTTCAGAATCATAGGTCTACCTCTCTGTCATTTCCGTCTGGGTAGATCCAGCATAACGCGCTGAACAATGAAATGTGTGATTTTGATCACGAAAAAATGTCACTTTTTGTCAATACCAGGGATTTGTGAGAAAGGCCGGGAATGTGGCCGAAAGACCTTGAATCGGTGCGGGGAGTGGCGCATGATTGACGGGATAGATCAGCGGGGAATCAGAGAAGTTGTCGATTTTTCGCGCATAAAAAAAGCAGCCATGACGGCTGCTTTTTCGTTTTTGCGGCTCAGTATTAGCTGGCGCTGTTTGCGGCGATAATTTTCGCCACTTTATCCGCTTCGGCATTCAGCTGCAGATTGCGATAGGCTTTTTCCATCAGCGGCAGCGCATCGCGCGTCGCCTGAGTATCAGGATAATCGCGCATCATGCCTTCAACGCGGTTAACAACCGCGACATAGGCTTCCCGCTTAGT encodes the following:
- the pheA gene encoding bifunctional chorismate mutase/prephenate dehydratase, which encodes MNPENPLLALRDQISAVDEKLLTLLAERRALAVKVAEAKLATHRPIRDIERERALLEHLIVLGKKHQLDAHYITRLFQQIIEDSVLTQQALLQKNLNHAHALAARIAFLGPKGSYSHLAARQYAARHFDNMVEIGCLKFQDIIRQVENGQADYAVLPIENTSSGSINDVYDLLQQTSLSIVGELTQPIDHCVLVTGTTDLQQIETVYSHPQPFQQCSQFISRFPHWKIEYTESTAAAMEKVAALNSPKAAALGSEAGGELYNLQVLERNLANQQQNHTRFIVLARKAIAVSDQVPAKTTLLMATGQQAGALVEALLVLRQHNLIMSKLESRPINGNPWEEMFYIDVQGNLESDSMQQALQELKGLTRMLKVLGCYPGENVVAVEPRSA
- the raiA gene encoding ribosome-associated translation inhibitor RaiA, translated to MILNITSKQMEITAAIRDHVEDRLAKLEKWQAHLINPHIVLSKAPKEFVADATINTPNGTLVASAKHEDMYTAINDLIGKLERQLNKVQHKPEARRAATSVKNFTPAT
- the pheL gene encoding pheA operon leader peptide PheL; translated protein: MKRLPFFFAFFFTFP